A single region of the Deltaproteobacteria bacterium PRO3 genome encodes:
- the murD gene encoding UDP-N-acetylmuramoyl-L-alanine--D-glutamate ligase yields MPMIQLRNKKVGVIGLGLAGIATLKFLHKQGAKAKGFGFAVPADLARAEKVLKGTGIDLVVDEARGSELLDSDLVVSTTGGKLFDPFVEAAKARRVPVLSDLELACHFYKAPIIAVTGTNGKSSVMSMLKTLFEAAGKRLKLAGGDYSHFFEDISPVPDYHLLELSSTRLQKTTHFKPHVAIFLNLYPGHGERYETFQEYGLAKSRIFAEQGPEDALIYQYSHDIVDLIRQVGTQARRFRFSLEREVRHGAFYSEADREIVYRYGEGNESRFSLKNYPLEGLHYVENLMAVICAAKFLKIPDDTIRATIPSMRPMPRRLELFHKAEGVKFYDDSRSVNVAATLQALSAFPDRSVILIAGGDFLRQQFYKALRPMLETKVRCLIIFGQYRDKFFKLWKDTTEIFTVVDLEEAVKIAINSAEKGNNVLFSPAAKADRTVHAGDRKRSDVFRETVLKNIGILQTRRALNFRV; encoded by the coding sequence ATGCCTATGATCCAGCTCCGAAATAAAAAAGTGGGTGTCATCGGGCTCGGGCTGGCCGGCATTGCAACCCTCAAATTTCTGCACAAGCAGGGAGCCAAGGCCAAGGGATTCGGATTCGCCGTCCCGGCAGATTTGGCTCGAGCCGAGAAGGTCCTCAAGGGCACCGGTATCGATCTTGTCGTCGACGAGGCGCGCGGCTCCGAATTACTGGATTCCGACTTGGTTGTGTCGACGACGGGAGGGAAGCTGTTTGATCCCTTCGTCGAGGCGGCCAAGGCGCGGCGTGTCCCGGTATTGTCGGATTTAGAACTGGCCTGTCATTTTTATAAGGCACCCATCATCGCGGTGACCGGAACCAACGGCAAGTCGAGCGTCATGTCGATGTTGAAAACGCTGTTTGAGGCTGCGGGGAAAAGGCTCAAGTTGGCGGGTGGGGATTATTCGCATTTTTTTGAGGATATCTCGCCCGTTCCGGATTACCACCTGTTGGAGCTGAGTAGCACGCGGTTGCAAAAAACGACGCATTTCAAACCGCACGTCGCGATTTTCCTCAACCTTTATCCCGGTCACGGGGAGCGCTACGAGACTTTTCAAGAGTACGGCCTGGCGAAATCCAGGATCTTCGCCGAGCAAGGCCCCGAGGACGCGCTGATTTACCAATATTCGCACGATATCGTGGACCTGATTCGACAGGTCGGAACTCAGGCTCGACGGTTTCGATTTTCCCTGGAGCGGGAGGTTCGCCACGGGGCATTCTATTCCGAAGCCGACAGAGAGATTGTTTATAGATACGGGGAAGGAAATGAATCCCGGTTTTCGCTGAAAAACTACCCGCTGGAGGGCCTGCATTACGTCGAAAATTTAATGGCGGTAATCTGCGCCGCGAAGTTTTTGAAAATCCCGGACGATACTATTCGGGCGACCATTCCTTCGATGCGGCCCATGCCGCGTCGCCTGGAGTTATTCCACAAGGCCGAGGGGGTGAAATTCTACGACGACTCCAGGTCAGTGAACGTGGCGGCGACCCTGCAGGCCCTGTCCGCTTTTCCGGACCGCAGCGTCATCTTGATCGCCGGGGGTGATTTCCTTCGGCAGCAATTTTACAAGGCGCTGCGTCCGATGTTGGAGACCAAGGTGCGTTGCCTGATTATCTTCGGCCAATACCGCGATAAATTTTTCAAGTTATGGAAGGATACCACCGAAATTTTTACGGTTGTGGATTTGGAGGAGGCTGTGAAAATCGCCATCAACAGCGCCGAAAAGGGCAACAACGTGCTCTTCTCACCCGCCGCCAAGGCGGACCGGACGGTCCACGCCGGGGATCGCAAGCGGAGCGACGTCTTCCGTGAAACGGTCCTCAAGAACATAGGAATTCTTCAGACCCGCCGGGCTCTCAATTTTCGCGTATAA
- a CDS encoding response regulator transcription factor: MPAALKKQRQQGPTKRSTRLRETIGLTSTFKAMLEASRRGALAMTLSGSLLWASKTAAEWLNLRKGRRRDLPPALVTASRQLGDLVRGKDISSTTNAAQITIPQEGGRRLKAQLRLVRSTASGYFVIAELEIEGLSPETTRKLAPFRLTPTEIKVLDLITQGLSDREIGQRLFVSRPTVRTHIGRILGKLGVSSRLQAALLANSL; encoded by the coding sequence ATGCCGGCGGCTTTAAAAAAACAGCGGCAGCAAGGGCCTACGAAGCGGAGCACCCGACTGCGGGAAACGATCGGGTTGACCTCCACCTTCAAAGCGATGCTGGAGGCAAGCCGTCGCGGCGCGCTCGCTATGACTTTGAGCGGAAGCTTGCTTTGGGCCTCCAAAACAGCGGCCGAATGGCTTAATCTTCGCAAAGGCCGCCGGCGCGACCTTCCACCCGCCCTAGTCACCGCTTCCCGGCAGCTAGGCGACCTCGTCCGGGGCAAAGACATTTCCTCGACCACCAACGCCGCTCAAATCACGATCCCTCAGGAGGGCGGGAGGCGGCTCAAGGCCCAACTCCGGCTGGTCCGTTCGACAGCCAGCGGCTACTTCGTGATCGCGGAACTGGAAATCGAGGGGCTCTCCCCCGAAACGACAAGGAAGCTAGCCCCCTTCCGTCTCACCCCCACGGAAATCAAGGTGCTCGATTTAATCACCCAAGGCCTCTCGGACCGCGAAATCGGCCAAAGATTGTTCGTGTCCCGTCCAACGGTGCGGACGCATATCGGTCGCATCTTGGGAAAGCTGGGAGTCTCGTCCCGTCTCCAAGCGGCCTTGCTCGCGAATTCCCTTTGA
- a CDS encoding helix-turn-helix transcriptional regulator, whose protein sequence is MLDARCRGEIALTLNGGLLWASKMAAEWLNLRGGGRDKLPPALIASTRQLGDLVRGKILSLNNNAAQITIPQDDGRRLQAQLRLARTATGAYFVIAELEIEGFSPETTRRLAPFRLTPTEIKVLDLITQGLSDREIGRKLFVSRPTVRTHIGRILEKLGVSSRLQAALLVHSP, encoded by the coding sequence ATGCTCGACGCCCGATGCCGCGGCGAGATCGCCTTGACTTTGAACGGGGGCTTGCTCTGGGCCTCGAAAATGGCGGCCGAATGGTTGAATTTGCGCGGTGGCGGAAGGGACAAACTCCCTCCCGCCCTCATTGCCTCGACCCGCCAGCTCGGCGACCTCGTCCGCGGCAAAATCCTTTCCTTGAATAACAACGCCGCTCAAATCACGATCCCCCAGGACGACGGACGGCGGCTCCAGGCTCAACTTCGCCTCGCCCGCACGGCCACCGGCGCTTATTTCGTGATCGCGGAGCTGGAGATCGAGGGTTTCTCCCCCGAAACGACAAGGAGGCTAGCCCCCTTCCGTCTCACACCCACGGAAATCAAGGTGCTCGATTTAATCACCCAAGGCCTCTCGGACCGCGAAATCGGCCGAAAATTGTTCGTCTCTCGCCCAACGGTGCGAACGCACATCGGTCGCATCTTAGAAAAGCTGGGCGTCTCCTCCCGCCTCCAAGCGGCCTTGCTGGTACATTCCCCTTGA
- a CDS encoding type II toxin-antitoxin system VapC family toxin: MILADTSVWVDHFRRGNSRLIHCLEEGVVGCHDFVIGELACGTFKNRQETLTLLGELPRLAPAQHEEALEFVDAHRLYGKGIGWIDIHLLAAARLNRVKLWTLDKRLETVAAALDISASR, translated from the coding sequence ATGATCCTCGCGGACACCTCCGTCTGGGTGGATCACTTTCGCCGCGGCAATTCCAGGCTCATTCACTGTTTGGAGGAAGGCGTAGTCGGATGCCACGACTTCGTAATCGGCGAACTCGCCTGCGGCACCTTCAAAAACAGACAAGAGACCCTGACCTTGCTCGGCGAGCTCCCCAGGCTGGCGCCGGCGCAACATGAGGAAGCCTTGGAGTTCGTCGATGCCCACCGCCTGTATGGAAAAGGCATTGGTTGGATCGACATCCATCTCTTGGCCGCCGCTCGATTGAATCGGGTAAAGCTTTGGACCCTCGATAAAAGACTGGAAACCGTTGCCGCCGCACTCGATATCTCGGCGTCGAGATAA
- a CDS encoding type II toxin-antitoxin system VapB family antitoxin translates to MRTNLILKDELLKRAAELTQITEKTALVHAGLQALIEKYARARLAALGGTEKKLRPIRRRRTVRRSS, encoded by the coding sequence ATGCGAACGAACCTAATCCTTAAAGACGAACTTCTCAAAAGAGCCGCCGAACTGACCCAAATCACCGAAAAAACGGCTCTCGTTCACGCGGGCCTTCAAGCCTTGATCGAAAAGTACGCCCGGGCCCGCTTGGCGGCCTTGGGCGGAACCGAGAAAAAACTTCGCCCCATCCGCCGGCGGCGTACGGTGCGGAGAAGTTCATGA
- a CDS encoding ATP-binding protein — MRRWLTPYLKKDLGEKIVLLCGPRQVGKTTLGQALFKNYDYFNFDSGEDRKLLFQKKWNRKADLVIFDELHKMKKWKSWLKGIYDTEKRPPALLVTGSARLDTYKKGGDSLAGRHFTFRLHPFTVKELKGQISPNECLRRLLKVGGFPEPFLKNSETEARRWQRGHLDVILREDLLDLERIRDIKSIEILIDLLRSRVGSPVSYSSLAGDLQVSVHTVKKWLSVLENLYVIFPVRTYHKNIARSILKDTKYYFFDSAQVEGDLGRRLENVVACALLAELQGMEDTAGSKTSLHFLRDKEKREIDFLTVVDGRPTAMVEVKWDDQEISKNFKGFLKQLGSLPSYQVVHELKRPLSTPHVSLVGAAEFLANLDLR, encoded by the coding sequence ATGCGCCGCTGGCTCACCCCTTACCTAAAAAAAGATCTCGGCGAGAAAATCGTCTTATTGTGCGGTCCCCGCCAAGTCGGCAAAACCACCTTAGGTCAAGCCTTATTCAAGAATTACGACTACTTCAATTTCGATTCCGGAGAGGACCGGAAACTCCTCTTTCAAAAAAAGTGGAACCGTAAGGCCGACCTGGTCATCTTTGACGAGCTTCACAAGATGAAAAAGTGGAAATCGTGGCTCAAAGGGATCTATGACACCGAAAAACGTCCTCCCGCCTTGTTGGTGACGGGATCCGCCCGCCTGGATACATACAAAAAAGGCGGCGATTCCCTCGCGGGCCGGCATTTTACTTTCCGCCTGCACCCTTTCACCGTCAAGGAATTAAAGGGTCAAATCAGCCCCAACGAGTGTCTGCGAAGGCTGCTCAAGGTCGGCGGTTTCCCCGAACCGTTTTTGAAAAATTCGGAGACGGAGGCCCGGCGCTGGCAACGCGGGCATTTGGATGTCATTTTGCGGGAGGACCTTCTCGACCTGGAGAGGATCCGGGATATTAAATCCATCGAGATTCTCATCGATCTGTTGAGATCCCGCGTAGGATCTCCTGTTTCCTACAGTTCTTTAGCAGGGGACTTGCAAGTCTCGGTTCACACGGTGAAAAAATGGCTGTCGGTTTTGGAAAATCTCTACGTCATTTTTCCGGTGAGGACCTATCACAAAAATATCGCCCGGAGTATTTTGAAGGACACCAAATACTATTTTTTCGACAGCGCCCAAGTCGAGGGCGATCTCGGCAGGCGCTTGGAAAACGTGGTGGCCTGCGCCTTACTCGCGGAGCTTCAGGGGATGGAAGACACTGCCGGGAGTAAAACCTCCCTTCACTTCCTCCGGGACAAAGAAAAAAGGGAAATCGATTTTCTGACCGTCGTCGACGGCCGACCGACGGCCATGGTCGAGGTTAAATGGGACGACCAGGAGATTTCAAAGAACTTCAAGGGATTCCTCAAACAGTTAGGCTCCCTTCCCTCCTATCAAGTGGTACATGAGCTCAAACGTCCGCTCTCGACGCCGCACGTATCCTTGGTCGGAGCTGCGGAATTTTTGGCAAATCTCGATCTGCGCTGA